From the genome of Sphingobacterium sp. UGAL515B_05:
CGGAATTTGGTACGTTGTCGGGGACAGATATTGTCAAAGGATTTGAAATTGCTCAATTCCCTTCTACGAGAACTTACGGTTTTAACTTAGTTGTAGGCTTTTAATATTATAGACAATGAAACAATCTTTCAATTTCATAGGCATGATCATAATCGCCCTTGCAACGTTTTTGCAATCGTGCGATAAAAATTTCGAAGACATTAATACAAACCCAAATAACAGTGTGAACGCTTATCCATATCAATTAATGCAGCCTGCATTTAGGGATCTCGTTGCATCTAATATGTCTCGTAATCGCTCATTAAATAATGAGTTGATGCAGATAACGGTCAGTATAAGCGATGGTGAGTACCGCATATTCCGTTATGATATACGTAATACAGTTTCTGATGGTCCCTGGAATTCCATCTATCCAGAACTAAAAAATGTAAAAGAAATTTACAGATTAGCGGATGGTGGAATCAATGATAATGCGTCCTACCGTGGGATATCTTTAATTATGCAGACTTGGGGATTTTCTATTTTGACCGATACTTATGGCGATATCCCTTACTCGGAATCCTTAAGGGGATTGGGCGAAGACATCTTAGAGCCTAAGTTCGATACGCAAAAGGAAATTTATTTAGATTTCTTTAATAAATTAGATTCTGCCAATGTATTGTTGTCAAAAAATATGGCAATCAAAGGAGAATATGATCCCATTTATAATGGAAATGTTAGCAAATGGCGCAAGTTTGGAAATTCGTTATTTTTACGATTATTACTCAGGGTCTCCGGACAATCAGATCCGGCAGTTGCTACATTTGTCCGTTCAAAAATTAAAGATATTCTAGTTGATAATGCATCTTCTTATCCTGTTATGTCAAGTAACGATGATTCGGCTATTCTGCGCTGGACGGGTATGTCTCCCTTGATTTCTCCATTCATGGATGTCAGAGCACAGGACTTTCGCCAAGCATCTTTAGCAAATTATTTTATTGATCATCTGGTTGCTTGGAATGATCCACGGATTAACATTCCTACATACGGTTCAAACGGAGTGAATCGATTGGGAATAGCACCGGTGAGTGGAAATTTTGTCGGTATTCCAAGTGGTTATGCTGCGGGTGAGGGGTGGGAACGTCAGTCCTATTTCTATTCGTATGATCAAACGGTGAATAACCTTCCAGTAAAGACCATGATGAATGATCCGTTGACAGGAATGATTATGAATTGTGCAGAATTGCAGTTTATCAAAGCGGAACTCGCATTGAAAGGATTCTATACGGATAAGGCGGGCGATCTTTACAAAGACGGTGTTATGAAAGGTATTACGACTTGGCTTCCCACTTATACCGAATCTATCGAGGATTACTTAAATAATGGCGATATAAATTGGGACGAAAGCTACAGTTTTGAGAAAAAAATGGAAATGATTCATCTACAAAAGTATTATGCCCTATTATTTGTAGACTGTCAGCAATGGTTTGAATTTCGGAGGACAGGCTATCCTTTGTTACCAAAGGGAACTGGCTTAAAAAATGGCGGGGAGATGCCTGCCCGTTTGAAGTATCCAATTTATGTCCAATCGGCAAATCCAACAAACTATAAGCTAGCTATCGCACAGCAAGGTGCTGATGAGATTAATACGAAAGTATGGTGGCAGAGACGATAATAGCTTTTATAATTTTAATGCGTAGATAATGAAAAAATATATTTTTTACATAATAACGGGATTCATGAGCGCGCTAGCTCTCGGCTCTTGTAGCAAAGACGGAAATTATCCAGGTGGGGTAGTTAGTTCGTATATCGGTATTTTTGACGTCAGGAACATTTATAAAGGACAACCTGTACGGATCAATCAAGATAATTTGGATGGATCTACAACAATTGCAGGTGTTGTTGTTTCCGATCATCGAGAGGGAAACTTTCCTGATGGCTACCTGGTTATACAGGACCGTAGACGCTTGCGCCAATTGCGGGGTATAACGATCCCCTTAGGGAAGGCTGCGGAAAATTATGTGATAGGAGATTCCTTGGAAATTAATATCGTTGGTAGTGAACTGACAAGGGAAAATGGCATTCTTCAGTTAAAAAACGTTGCGGAATCAAATATTGTAAAGATCGCTTCGGATCTGCCAATTCCCAACAATCGCGTAACAGCAAAAGATATTTTGGCAAATCCAGATAAATATGAAAGTACGTGTGTTGCGATCGTAAAGGGCGGTTTTAACCCATTGCCTGCCGCCGGAGATATTCTAGAAGGGCAGAAAACCCTGAATGATGGGTTTGGTAATTTAAATTTGGAGACCAAATCATCGGCAAAATTTGCTAAAAGGAATTTAAGTGTTTTGGCGAATTATTTTGGCGTGATCTTTAATAAACAGGATGCTGAAGGTAAACTCATTCCTTATGAGGTTTTGCGTAAAGAATCGGATATTCAGGAGCTGAGTTCGGTGATTGAACATACCCCTGTGGCTATCTCTGGTTTTGCCAGCGATGTAAAAGGTGGCGATGGAAATTATGAGTATGTTCAGCTTTTAGCAATAGAAGATATTGACTTCTCGAAGACGCCCTATGCTGTCATTGTTAGTAATAATGCGAATGCATCCACGCCGACAGGTGTTCCTGCCAAAGGCTGGGCAACTGGAGGAATGCGGACGTACAAACTGAATATTACTTCTGGAACTGTGACAAAGGGTCAATATTTCTATGTAGGCGGGAAATATAAATTGATCAATGGCTCAAGCTCAACGGATATTTCTAATGCAAAATGGGTCGTCAATTATGATTATGTTGCAAAAGATGGTTTTGATGGTATAGGAACCAAAACCGGTGGACTTATGGCGAATAGTGGTAACGCATTTGGTATCGCCGTATTTAATACCACAACGGTGACGGAAGCAACAAAACCGGTAGATGTGATGTATATCTCAGGGGGCGGTGCATTGACGGATGGAACGAAAGGTTATCGTATTACAAATAATGATTTTTACGATGTTATCGATCCACTATCTTTAAAGTCCCAACCTTTTTTTATGGCGGGAACCAATAATATCTTTCTAAAATATAATACAGCTGATGTGGGTTATTTTGTGAGTTTGGGAGGGGTATATAATACGTCATTAGCGAGATGGACATCTGCACGGTCTCAGAATAATATAGAGATGACCAAGGCTTCCACATTGAGTGAAATCGAAAATGAATTGTCAACTAAAATTGAACAATAAACGATATAAAAAAAGGGGCTGCGGCCCCTTTTTTTATGGTATAGATGGCATGCCGTTAGCTAAATATTGGAAGAGCTAAAACATATTTTTATTATCTTCATTATATAACTATAAACGAAGACTTATGAACTTAACAGATTTAGTTACAGGTGGAGTAGGCTCTAAAGCGATAGAGACTATTTCAAAAATTACTGGTGTCAGTGAATCTAAAGCAAAATGGATCGTAGCGGCGGCAGTTCCTTTGATGATTGCAGCATTGAATTACAATGCGAAAAACAAAGGCCAGGCGGAAAATATTGACAATGCCATTGATCAGCATAGCAATAGCGGGATACTCGATAAAATTGGCGATCTATTCGGACAGGGAGGAGCGGAGGAGAATGGATCTGAAGATGGCAATAAAATTGTCAACCATATGTTTGGCCAAAATACTGAAGTCGTGACACAGAATATTGCGGATAAAGCAGGCTTGAGCTCTTCTCAGGTGACAGGGGTACTGGCCACACTTGCTCCAATCGTAATGGGGTATCTAGGACAACAAAAGCAGGCTTCGAGTGGCGGAGGGATTGGTGATCTAATCGGTTCTGTATTAGGTGGCGGAAGTCAGCAAAGTGCTGGTGGTGGTATGTTGGGCGGTATTTTGGGGTCTTTTTTAGGCGGTGGGCAAGAAGAACAGACTCAAACAACAGCGCAGCCAGCAGCAGGGAGTAATATTACGGACATGTTGGGCGGATTGGCAGGCAGTTTTTTTGATAAAAATAACGATGGACAGGCGAAGGGAAATATTCTTGATTCGATCGCCGGTATGTTTGGAAAATAAGCTGTGTTAGGATATTATTTGTCTTGATAAAAAGCTCGTATGGGATTAAGCTAAGATGACGCAGATCCTAAAAGTGATGAGGTCGGAAGTATGTAACTTCCGACCTCATTCTTTTTGTCCAATTCGTATTAATCTTCGACCGATACTTTCGGTGGGAAATTTTTATGTTTTCTTTTGCTGATTTTGTCAATATTGACGGGTTGAGGTACTTTTACATAATATCCTGTTCCGTCATATTCACGTTTGTTGGGGTTTTCTTTACATGCTGTCGAGCAGCATCCGTCCATCTCCCAGCCGCACTCATCACATTGTGTGAAATGTTCATTACAAGTCGGGTTGGCACAGTTGATCATTTTAGTGGTTTGCTTACCGCAATTAAAACAGGTCGATACCACGGAAGGGTTGACAGAGTTTACATCAACTGTAACACGATTGTCAAAGACGTAGCATTGGCCTTCGAAATCTTCGCCACCAGCTTCCTTCCCGTATTTGATAATTCCGCCATGTAATTGATAAACATCCTCGAAGCCTTCTTTTAACAAAAGAGCAGATGCCTTCTCACATTTGATACCCCCTGTGCAGTATGTCAATATTTTTTTTCCTTTATATTGTTCAAGCTCTTTGATTTTCTCAGGGAACTCGCGGAAATTGTCAATATCTAAGGTAACAGCATTTTTAAAATGACCAACGTTGTGCTCGTAATTTGAACGTACATCCAATACAACCACATCCTCTTGGTCCTTCATGGCTAAGAAATCTTTCGGTTCAAGGTGAATACCGGTTTGACGGTTTGGATCAATTTCTTTCGGATCACGCAAACCGGAGTGAACGATTTCGGCTTTATAGCGGCAGTGCATTTTAATGAACGACGGTTCATCAACATGGTCAATTTTGAATTCTGTTTTATTGAAACGACCGTCGGCATAGATGGCATCCATATAGCTTTTACATGCTTCTACAGTTCCGGAAACAGTCCCATTAAGACCTTCATCAGCTACGATGATACGACCGACCAGGCCCAGTGATTTACAAAATTCTAAGTGATCTGATGCAAATTTTTCGGCATCCTCGATAGGGCTGTAACAATAGTACAGCAAAGTTTGATATTGTGTCATGATATTCATTGATACCGCTGCAAACGGCGTTTAATGCTAAAAATAAATTTAGTGCAAAGCTACAAAAAATAATAAGTGGAATAAAATGACCGTCGTCACCTTTTCTTTAAAGGTTCGAGCAGGTATTCCAAGCCATTAAGCTTTATTTCATAGAGTGTCGCTAACTGCTGGCCTAGCTTTCCCTTTGGAAAGCCTTTTTGGTTATACCAGACTAGATAGGGCTCAGGAAGGTTACATAAAGTGTAGCCCTGATATTTACCAAAGGGCATCTTTACTGTAACAAGCTCGGTTAAAATTTCAGGATTTAACATTAGTCTTGAGGTTTTCCATAATTAAGACGGTACCAAATAGCTTTTAGTGCAATGATGCCATGATTAAATAAATTGGGAATGGTCCCATAGTAGTGTTTGAAGATAGCAAAGCGCTCTTTCAAGGATTCCTTATGTCTTTGCTTTGACATTCCGCCCACGAGATATCGGGCTACATATTGCTGTGCATTGATTGATTTTTTCGCCTTTTTGGCACAACGAATAACCCAGTCAATATCAGCACATAATTTATAATTGAGATCGTATGGCTCGGCGATGTTCCGCTTGATATAGATGGCCTGATGGCATATATTCATACCATATCGAAAGCTTTTCCAGTCGAAATGAGCCGGAACTTTATGCCTCCGTTCACCGATAATATTTCGATTGTCATCTACGAGGATAGTTTCACCGTAAAGAATATCCGCATCATCGCTCAGTTTGGCAAGATTCTCAATGCTGTTGAGATCATAGATCTCATCGCCGGAATTTAGAAAAAGAACATAATCGCCTGTTGCTAATGCTAATCCCTTATTCATTGCATCATAGATCCCCTTATCTTTTTCGGAAAGGAGAACGCTGATTTTATCCCTGTATTTTTGGATGATCTCTAAGGTTCCATCGGTTGATTGTCCATCAATGACAATATACTCTATATGATCATAGCTCTGATTGACAACAGATTTCAGGGTGTGTTCTATGTCACGCACATTGTTGTAAACGACAGTTATAATCGAAAATTTAGGATGAGCAGACATGTTTTTTATGTATTGAATTTATTCATTTTCTTCTTCAGGAATCGGATGCCACGGTTGAATAAAGATCCTTTCCGATGTGCATAGAAATACTTGATGGCCTCATAAGCTTGCTTGTTTTCTGAAATTTCCGTCGGAAAATACCGTACAGGGCTTTCTGCTAGTGTAACCTGATAAGTTGCTTCCGCAGCTGTATGTGTACCCGAACCATCGTTGCCAATATTCTGTGTCATCGAATTCCTTGGATACAAAACTAACCCATTTTTTTTGAATACAGAAGCATACCAGCGTATCGCCCAAGAGTTGATCTTTCCGGCCTTAAATTCCTGCACTTGTTTCCAGAAGTTTTCTTTACCCTCGATACTGAATTGATGTATCTGCTCGGCCGTAAAATCCGATACAAGTTCATCAATATTCGGATTGAAATGTTGCCAGGCGCGGTCCCAGGTTGCCCAGCCCCAACTATTGGCGACCCGAAAAAAGAAGGTCTCAGGCAGTTTATTTAAATCTTTTAGCGGATAACCATAACCGCTGATCTCCATGACCTGATCTTGATCTTTATAGCGCTCCAGTGCCTGATTGAAATAATCTAGGGCAAACACAGCAGTTTCCAGATCATCTTCCAAAACAATAATCTTTCCATGTGCATTAACCACTTTTGTAACTCCGTCGATTACATTGGCTGCCAAACCCCAATTTTCTGTTCGTTCGACAATAATAACTTCTTTGAAGTTCCAGGACTCATTGATAATCTTTCGGACTTCAGTAACAGCTTGAACAGATTTTTCGTTTTTTGCAGCATCCGAATAGATGTAAAGTGTAGTCTGGTCCGCAAGTTTATTCTTTTCTAAAGCTGAGAGCGTTCTTATCGTATGATCAGGACGATTGTACACAAAAAGTATGACTGGAGCAATACTGTTCATTTATCAATAGATTTTGTTGTATGCTTTTTTGTTGCTAAGACGAGTACGATAAACTGCTCCCGATTTGCCCAGCAATCTAAAAGCAATGTTTAAGTAGCTTTTTGCTTCAAAAATATGCCCTTTAAAAATTGAAGCTCCCATTTTCTTCAGACTCGCCAATACGGCCATCGAAAAAGATCTTACAAAGGTATAATTGATATTGCAATACTCTGTCAAATGATAGACAAATTCGCTTTTCAGAAAGGTTTTTCGGTCTGTTTTACGCTGTTGTCTATCGTGATAGGCTCTGGCTCCTTCGGCAAGAACAATGCTTAATCCGTAGTACTTGATGCGGTTGGCATAATCCTTATCTTCTCCATAATGGAAAAAGATCGGCGCGAAACCACCGACTTTTCTGATCACCGGATTAGGGATAAACCAAAATGCAGCGTTGACGAAAGAGCAAATGCGATGTGAATTTTCGGTAGTAGCATTTTTTGTATATACAGCAAAACCATGGTCCAGCGTTTTTTCGGTTCCATCGTAGTGAATAGGCGAGATAATTCCGATATCGTCTGTGTTTATCTTCACTAAGTTGGCAATACAGTCCCGATCCAGCCAGGCGTCCTGATTAACCAAAAATGCATAATCATATTCTTCCTTCAAAACAATGTCAAGTCCGATGTTGTTGGCCTTTCCAAAACCCAGATTTTCGGAACTTTCTATTAGTCTTATTGTCGGATACGTTTCTTTTATGATCTGTGTGGTATTGTCTACCGAATTGTTGTCGACAACTAAAATATCTGTAGGGTAGCTCGAATCCAATAGACTGGGTAAGCACTTGTGGATCCAAGGCTCAAAATTATAAGAGACGATTATGGTGAGAATCCTGGCCATCTATTTTTTTCGGATAACTGTTAGGAAATAGTGGAATAATTCCAACAAAATGCTGGGTTTAAAGATTCTATTGACAATGATATATGCACATACGGCCACTCCAATTGTGCTTGCAAACCTAAGATAGAGATTGGCGATAGCTGCGGTGGCATAATGAGCTGTAATACAACTGGCAGCTGCCAATAATGCATAAGCAAAAATATCTGCCAGAAGATAACGAAATGAATAACTCATATAAGGTTTAGCAGAAGCATACCATACGAATATCCAGAGCGCATTTAATGCTGAGGTTAATCCAATGAGCAATTCAAGACCTAATGATTTGCCGAAGAACAGAATAGCGATTTGGAGCAGACCAAACACGATGATATTCCGCATATAAACTTCGGGTTTTCCCTTGCTAATGATAAGGTTGGAAAAAACATTGCTTACAGAATCAAATGCCGCGCCAATACAAAATATTTGGAGAAATATGGCACTTTGTGCCCATTTATCGGTGATCGCAATAGTAATGAAATCTTGTGCTACAGTTGTTAAACCAAATAACATTGGAAAGGCTAAAAAGGCCGTAAAGGAAATTAGCTTGCGAAAAACCCGAACTTGTCTATCCTTATCATCTTCTATTTCCTTTAAAATAGGCTGTGTCACATTATTAACCATATTGGTCAATATATTCTGGGCCATGATGCTCCAACGATTAGGATTCACGGTATATCCCAGTTCTTCAGCGGTATAATGCCGGCCTAAGATCGCGGCATATATATTTTTGTTGATGTTGATGAAAATATTGGTGACTAGTATTTTACTGCTAAATCCTAAAATGTCGCGAATAGGTCGGAAATCGAACTGGAAAGTAGGTCTGAATTTGGAAAAATACCAGAATCCGAGCATATTGAAACCACTATAGGAGACAATTTGGATGGCGTATGCCCAATAGGCATAGTCCTTATAGGCTAAATAAACCCCGACTATATTTGATGCAATAAGCGCAAAGGTGCCTGTGATGACTCTTTCTTTGATTTTTAAATTCCGGAAGAGGTAAGCATTGTGCGCAATACCAAAGCTACCTAGCCAAAAGGATAAAAAGGTAAATCTACTAAGTTCTACAAGTACTGGTTGATTATAGTATAAGGCGATAAGAGGAGCCGCAAAAAATAAAACAATATAAATAAATGTTCCAATTCCTACACTTGTCCAGAATACCGCGTTATAATCTTTATGTTCGACTTCTTTTTTATTGACAATTCCATAGACAAATCCACTTTCTTGAAAAGCAGAGGCGAGAACAGAAAAGATGGTGATCATAGCTACTAAGCCATAATCTTCTGCTGTTAGCTTACGGTTTAGTAGGATGCCGAAGCCGAAGCCCAAAAACTGCTGGATGATACTGGCCATACCACCCCATAGCAGTCCTTTTGTTGTTTTTGATTTTAAAGAGTCATTTTTCGTTTGCGATGACATGCTAAATTAAATGAGCGGCAATATTAAAGTATTGCAATTGTATTCGCAAATTCTTTTAGGGAAACATCAGTTGGATTAACATCGGTAATCAAATAAGAAATATCACGTAGCGGCACAACTTTCATTTTTTGAACTGAATTTAGTTTCTCAGCAATACTTAAAATAGCCACTTTTTTTGAGCATTTAATCATCGCACGTTTGATTTGTACCACCTCCCAGTCAGAGTCGGTCACTCCGTCTTCTACGGAAAGAGAATTTGTCCCCAACAAACAAAGATCGACTTTAAGATCCGCCAATTCATTAGCTACCTGGGCTCCGGAAACAATGTTTGTATTGCGTGAAAGTTTTCCGCCAACTAAAATGACTTCAAGATTTGGCTTTTCGGCCAATTCTAGTGCAACTAATGGACTTATAGTAAAAAATGTACACTGAAGATGATCGGGTATTGTTCTCGCTAATTCAATTAAGGTTGTCCCGCCGCCGACTAAAACAGTCATTCCATTGGAGATTAAAGTGCTTGCTTTCTTGGCAATTTCTTTTTTTGCCTCCTTGGCATATACGTTTCCATCTTGAAAAGGGAATTGAAAAGATTTTGATAATGCCCCACCATAGACTTTTAGAACTTTTCCATTCTCGGCGAGTTCGTTTAAGTCACGTCTAATTGTATCTTCAGACACATTCAGTTGAACACTTAGATCTGACGATAAAACTTTGTTATGTAGGTTAATCTGATGTATAATGAATGCTTGTCTTTCTTCCTTTAACATTGGTCTTTGGTTTTTAATCGGAATTTAAAAATAATTAAAAAAATCAGTCTAAATGTAGTGAAAATTATTCTTCCTTTTTGTCAATTTTTGTTACGCCAGCTTTGAACCTCGGTTTGAAGCCTGTGGGTTTACTGGCAGCGGGTTCCTGTGTTTCTGTGCTGCTGTTTTCAGGTTCAGTTTTTACGCTGTTATCTAACTTAATTTCGTCTTTCGTATCGGGCAGCTGTGCCTGTTCAGAAGATTCCGTTTTTGTTACGCCAGCTTTGAACCTTGGTTTGAAGCCTGTGGGTTTACTGGCAGCGGGTTCCTGTGTTTCTGTGCTGCTGTTTTCAGGTTCAGCTTTTACGCTGTTATCTAACTTAATTTCGTCTTTCGTATCGGGCAATTGTGCCTTTTCAGAAGATTCCGTCTTAGTTACGCCAGCTTTGAACCTTGGTTTGAAGCCTGTGGGTTTACTGGCAGTGGGTTCCTGTGTTTCTGTGCTGCTGTTTTCAGGTTCAGCCTTTACGTTGGTATCTAACTTAATTTCATCTTTCGTATCGGGCAGCTGTGCCTGTTCAGAAGTTTCCGTTTTGGTTACGCCAGCTTTGAACCTCGGTTTGAAGCCTGTGGGTTTACTGGCAGCGGGTTCCTGTGTTTCTGTACTGCTGTTTTCAGGTTCAGTTTTTACGCTGTTATCTAACTTAATTTCGTCTTTCGTATCGGGCAGCTGTGCCTGTTCAGAA
Proteins encoded in this window:
- a CDS encoding lipopolysaccharide biosynthesis protein; its protein translation is MSSQTKNDSLKSKTTKGLLWGGMASIIQQFLGFGFGILLNRKLTAEDYGLVAMITIFSVLASAFQESGFVYGIVNKKEVEHKDYNAVFWTSVGIGTFIYIVLFFAAPLIALYYNQPVLVELSRFTFLSFWLGSFGIAHNAYLFRNLKIKERVITGTFALIASNIVGVYLAYKDYAYWAYAIQIVSYSGFNMLGFWYFSKFRPTFQFDFRPIRDILGFSSKILVTNIFININKNIYAAILGRHYTAEELGYTVNPNRWSIMAQNILTNMVNNVTQPILKEIEDDKDRQVRVFRKLISFTAFLAFPMLFGLTTVAQDFITIAITDKWAQSAIFLQIFCIGAAFDSVSNVFSNLIISKGKPEVYMRNIIVFGLLQIAILFFGKSLGLELLIGLTSALNALWIFVWYASAKPYMSYSFRYLLADIFAYALLAAASCITAHYATAAIANLYLRFASTIGVAVCAYIIVNRIFKPSILLELFHYFLTVIRKK
- a CDS encoding SusD/RagB family nutrient-binding outer membrane lipoprotein produces the protein MKQSFNFIGMIIIALATFLQSCDKNFEDINTNPNNSVNAYPYQLMQPAFRDLVASNMSRNRSLNNELMQITVSISDGEYRIFRYDIRNTVSDGPWNSIYPELKNVKEIYRLADGGINDNASYRGISLIMQTWGFSILTDTYGDIPYSESLRGLGEDILEPKFDTQKEIYLDFFNKLDSANVLLSKNMAIKGEYDPIYNGNVSKWRKFGNSLFLRLLLRVSGQSDPAVATFVRSKIKDILVDNASSYPVMSSNDDSAILRWTGMSPLISPFMDVRAQDFRQASLANYFIDHLVAWNDPRINIPTYGSNGVNRLGIAPVSGNFVGIPSGYAAGEGWERQSYFYSYDQTVNNLPVKTMMNDPLTGMIMNCAELQFIKAELALKGFYTDKAGDLYKDGVMKGITTWLPTYTESIEDYLNNGDINWDESYSFEKKMEMIHLQKYYALLFVDCQQWFEFRRTGYPLLPKGTGLKNGGEMPARLKYPIYVQSANPTNYKLAIAQQGADEINTKVWWQRR
- a CDS encoding DUF3820 family protein encodes the protein MLNPEILTELVTVKMPFGKYQGYTLCNLPEPYLVWYNQKGFPKGKLGQQLATLYEIKLNGLEYLLEPLKKR
- a CDS encoding DeoR/GlpR family DNA-binding transcription regulator, coding for MLKEERQAFIIHQINLHNKVLSSDLSVQLNVSEDTIRRDLNELAENGKVLKVYGGALSKSFQFPFQDGNVYAKEAKKEIAKKASTLISNGMTVLVGGGTTLIELARTIPDHLQCTFFTISPLVALELAEKPNLEVILVGGKLSRNTNIVSGAQVANELADLKVDLCLLGTNSLSVEDGVTDSDWEVVQIKRAMIKCSKKVAILSIAEKLNSVQKMKVVPLRDISYLITDVNPTDVSLKEFANTIAIL
- a CDS encoding DUF937 domain-containing protein; its protein translation is MNLTDLVTGGVGSKAIETISKITGVSESKAKWIVAAAVPLMIAALNYNAKNKGQAENIDNAIDQHSNSGILDKIGDLFGQGGAEENGSEDGNKIVNHMFGQNTEVVTQNIADKAGLSSSQVTGVLATLAPIVMGYLGQQKQASSGGGIGDLIGSVLGGGSQQSAGGGMLGGILGSFLGGGQEEQTQTTAQPAAGSNITDMLGGLAGSFFDKNNDGQAKGNILDSIAGMFGK
- a CDS encoding rhodanese-related sulfurtransferase, whose protein sequence is MTQYQTLLYYCYSPIEDAEKFASDHLEFCKSLGLVGRIIVADEGLNGTVSGTVEACKSYMDAIYADGRFNKTEFKIDHVDEPSFIKMHCRYKAEIVHSGLRDPKEIDPNRQTGIHLEPKDFLAMKDQEDVVVLDVRSNYEHNVGHFKNAVTLDIDNFREFPEKIKELEQYKGKKILTYCTGGIKCEKASALLLKEGFEDVYQLHGGIIKYGKEAGGEDFEGQCYVFDNRVTVDVNSVNPSVVSTCFNCGKQTTKMINCANPTCNEHFTQCDECGWEMDGCCSTACKENPNKREYDGTGYYVKVPQPVNIDKISKRKHKNFPPKVSVED
- a CDS encoding glycosyltransferase family 2 protein, which codes for MSAHPKFSIITVVYNNVRDIEHTLKSVVNQSYDHIEYIVIDGQSTDGTLEIIQKYRDKISVLLSEKDKGIYDAMNKGLALATGDYVLFLNSGDEIYDLNSIENLAKLSDDADILYGETILVDDNRNIIGERRHKVPAHFDWKSFRYGMNICHQAIYIKRNIAEPYDLNYKLCADIDWVIRCAKKAKKSINAQQYVARYLVGGMSKQRHKESLKERFAIFKHYYGTIPNLFNHGIIALKAIWYRLNYGKPQD
- a CDS encoding glycosyltransferase; protein product: MNSIAPVILFVYNRPDHTIRTLSALEKNKLADQTTLYIYSDAAKNEKSVQAVTEVRKIINESWNFKEVIIVERTENWGLAANVIDGVTKVVNAHGKIIVLEDDLETAVFALDYFNQALERYKDQDQVMEISGYGYPLKDLNKLPETFFFRVANSWGWATWDRAWQHFNPNIDELVSDFTAEQIHQFSIEGKENFWKQVQEFKAGKINSWAIRWYASVFKKNGLVLYPRNSMTQNIGNDGSGTHTAAEATYQVTLAESPVRYFPTEISENKQAYEAIKYFYAHRKGSLFNRGIRFLKKKMNKFNT
- a CDS encoding glycosyltransferase family 2 protein, giving the protein MARILTIIVSYNFEPWIHKCLPSLLDSSYPTDILVVDNNSVDNTTQIIKETYPTIRLIESSENLGFGKANNIGLDIVLKEEYDYAFLVNQDAWLDRDCIANLVKINTDDIGIISPIHYDGTEKTLDHGFAVYTKNATTENSHRICSFVNAAFWFIPNPVIRKVGGFAPIFFHYGEDKDYANRIKYYGLSIVLAEGARAYHDRQQRKTDRKTFLKSEFVYHLTEYCNINYTFVRSFSMAVLASLKKMGASIFKGHIFEAKSYLNIAFRLLGKSGAVYRTRLSNKKAYNKIY
- a CDS encoding DUF5689 domain-containing protein, which gives rise to MSALALGSCSKDGNYPGGVVSSYIGIFDVRNIYKGQPVRINQDNLDGSTTIAGVVVSDHREGNFPDGYLVIQDRRRLRQLRGITIPLGKAAENYVIGDSLEINIVGSELTRENGILQLKNVAESNIVKIASDLPIPNNRVTAKDILANPDKYESTCVAIVKGGFNPLPAAGDILEGQKTLNDGFGNLNLETKSSAKFAKRNLSVLANYFGVIFNKQDAEGKLIPYEVLRKESDIQELSSVIEHTPVAISGFASDVKGGDGNYEYVQLLAIEDIDFSKTPYAVIVSNNANASTPTGVPAKGWATGGMRTYKLNITSGTVTKGQYFYVGGKYKLINGSSSTDISNAKWVVNYDYVAKDGFDGIGTKTGGLMANSGNAFGIAVFNTTTVTEATKPVDVMYISGGGALTDGTKGYRITNNDFYDVIDPLSLKSQPFFMAGTNNIFLKYNTADVGYFVSLGGVYNTSLARWTSARSQNNIEMTKASTLSEIENELSTKIEQ